A stretch of the Salminus brasiliensis chromosome 19, fSalBra1.hap2, whole genome shotgun sequence genome encodes the following:
- the rpl27a gene encoding large ribosomal subunit protein uL15: MPTKTSKTRKLRGHVSHGHGRVGKHRKHPGGRGNAGGMHHHRINFDKYHPGYFGKVGMRHYHLKRNTIYCPTINLDKLWTLVSEQTRVNHAKKPEGPAPVIDVVRAGYFKVLGKGKLPKQPVIVKAKFFSRRAEEKIKGVGGACVLTA, from the exons ATG CCGACCAAGACGAGCAAGACCAGGAAGCTCCGTGGACATGTGAGCCACGGCCACGGCCGAGTGG GCAAACACAGGAAGCACCCCGGAGGCAGAGGTAATGCCGGTGGCATGCATCACCACAGAATTAACTTCGACAAGTA CCACCCTGGTTACTTTGGAAAGGTTGGCATGAGGCACTATCACTTGAAGAGGAACACCATTTACTGCCCGACCATCAACCTGGACAAGCTCTGGACTCTGGTTAGCGAGCAGACGAGAGTGAACCACGCCAAGAAGCCTGAAGGCCCAGCACCTGTCATCGATGTTGTCCGTGCT GGCTACTTTAAAGTGCTCGGCAAAGGCAAGCTGCCCAAGCAGCCCGTCATCGTGAAGGCCAAGTTCTTCAGCCGACGGGCCGAAGAGAAAATCAAGGGTGTCGGAGGTGCTTGTGTACTGACTGCATAA
- the flnca gene encoding filamin-C encodes MMSHKTPLDEQLPQYHQATDLGEEEDDEMPATEKELAEDAPWKKIQQNTFTRWCNEHLKCINKNITDLQKDLGDGLKLIALLEVLSQKKMYRKHHVRPNFRQMKLENVSVALEFLDRERIKLVSIDSKAIVDGNLKLILGMIWTLILHYSISMPMWDDDDDEEKKKLTPKQRLLGWIQNKVPQLPINNFNRDWRDGKALGALVDNCAPGLCPDWETWDPNQPVENAREAMQQADDWLGVPQVIAPEEIVDPDVDEHSVMTYLSQFPKAKLKPGAPVKPRQLHPKKAKAYGPGIEPQGNMVMKPAVFTVETLDAGLGEVIVYVEDPEGYREEAKVVPNNDKKRTYSVSYVPKVAGPHKVKVLFAGQDIDKSPFLVNVAKALGDPNKVQARGPGLEPTGNVTHKPTYFDIYTAGAGAGDVSVVIVDPQGKKDTVEVILENKGDSVFRCTYKPVIEGPHTIHVSFAGQPIPKSPFKVHISEASNANACRATGRGLQPKGVRVKEVADFRVFTKGAGTGELKVSVKGPSGAEVPVKVRDVGDGVYECDYRPTVPGKYTVTITWGGQPIPRSPFEVEVSVEAGLQKVRAWGPGLKTGMVGKSADFVVEAIGTEVGTLGFSIEGPSQAKIECEDKGDGSCDVRYWPTEPGDYAVHVICDDEDIKDSPFMAHILPAANDVFPEKVRAFGPGLQPTGVIVNKPAEFTIDARQAGKGELKIYAQDAEGCIIDIKITDKGDGTFVCVYVPTKPIKHTIIISWGGVNVPNSPFRVLVGEGCHPDKVKVYGPGVEKTGLKSSEPTYFTVDCSEAGQGDISIGIKCAAGVVGPAEADIDFDIIKNDNDTFTVKYTPPAPGRYTVMVLFAEKEIPSSPFKVKVEPSHDAGKVRAEGPGINRTGVQVDTPTHFTIYTKGAGKAKPEVHFSTGQKGNAVKDFEIIDNHDYSYTVKYTALQQGNMSISVTHGGDPIPKSPFDITVAPPLDLGKVKVQGLNEKVEVGKDQEFTVNTQGAGGQGNVGVKMVSPSGRPIPCKLEPDRAKGVTNVKYIPPEEGQYKVDVSYDGNPVPGSPFTVEGLMPADPSKVRAYGPGLKGGVVGKPAPFSIDTKGAGAGGLGLTVEGPCEAKIECQDNGDGTCSVSYLPTEAGDYNINILYGEKHIPGSPFKAAVKPALDASRVTVSGPGLERAKAGEVATFTVDCSRAGEAELTVEIVSDSGAKAEVCIYNNNDGTFSVTYTPQSDGPYTISIRYGGQMVPKCPIRIQVEPAVDTSGVKVYGPGVEPKGVLRDVTTHFIVDARAQNKTGGNHVKVCIINPSGANTDTQITDKGDGTYRVEYTAFEDGMHRIEVFYDEVAVPKSPFRVSVVEGCDPSRVRAYGPGLEGGIVNKANCFTVETRGAGAGGLGLTIEGASEAKMSCKDNKDGSCSVEYVPFIPGNYDINITYGGQPIPGSPFRVPVRDVVDVSKVKCSGPGLGSGVRAHVPQTFTVDCSKAGVAPLDVQLYGPGGASEPVAVLNNGDGTHTVNYTPAEEGPYTVAVKYADKDVPRSPFKVHSGPAHDASKVRASGPGLDKAGVAASLPVEFTIDARDAGEGLLTVQILDPEGKPKKASIQDNKDGTYTVSYVPDVTGRYTITIKYGGDQIPFSPYSIQARPTGDASKCLLSVSIGGRGVGSLGPNIQMCEETVVSVDAKAAGTGKVTCKVLTPDGAELDVDVVENLDGTFDIYYTAPEPGKYVITIRFGGQHIPNSPFHVQATKEPVVPRDAKQPQFRPINLLIPFTVQQGALTGEVRMPSGKTARPLIRDNKDGTVTVKYAPTERGLHEMDIKYDGNHIPGSPLQFYVDAAETGMVTAYGPGLCHGTVNKPATFTVVTKNAAEGGLSLAVEGPSKAEISCKDNKDGTCTVSYLPTAPGDYNIIVKFDGKHIPGSPFTAKITGDDSLRTSQLNVGSAADVSLKITETDLSSLTASIRAPSGAEQPCLLKTLPNRHIGLSFTPKEVGEHEVSVKKSGKHVNNSPFKIMVGPSEIGEASRVRAFGKGLVEAHTFEVAEFFVDTRNAGYGGLGLSIEGPSKVDIKCEDVEDGTCRVTYCPTEPGNYIINIKFAEKHIPGSPFTVKVTGEGRMKESITRKRQAPSIASVGSICDLNLKIPGNWFQMVSAQERLTRTFTRSSHTYTRTERTEISKTRGGETKREVHVEESTQMGGRDPFRDVFGSFLGRESLGCFGSLTSKEGVQGMTAQVTSPGGKVVDAELVESGDSTYSVRFVPTEMGSHTVSVKYSGQHVPGSPFQFTVGPLGEGGAHKVRAGGTGLQRGIAGVPTEFSIWTREAGAGGLSIAVEGPSKAEISFEDRKDGSCGVSYIVQEPGDYEVSIKFNNEHIPDSPFTVPIATLSDDARRLTVTSLQEKDLRVNQEASFAVQRNGARGVIDAKVHSPSGVVEECYVTDVDADKNAIRFIPRENGVHSIDVKFNSKHIPGSPFNVRVGETGHAGDPGLVSAYGPGLQAGCTGVPAEFVVNTCNAGSGALSVMIDGPSKAKMDCVECAEGYKISYSPMAPGNYLISIKYGGPQHIVGSPFKAKITGVRLSGGHSLHETSSVLVETVTKSSKVGGAYSSASSSSLSSDASRVVCQGAGLTRAFIGQKNIFTVDCSKAGTNMLMVGVHGPRTPCEDVYVKHLGNRLYNVTYTVKEKGNYVVIVKWGDETVPGSPFHVTVP; translated from the exons GCTTGTGTCCCGACTGGGAGACATGGGACCCAAATCAGCCAGTGGAGAACGCGAGGGAGGCCATGCAGCAGGCTGACGACTGGCTGGGAGTACCACAG GTGATCGCCCCTGAGGAGATTGTGGACCCGGATGTAGACGAGCACTCAGTGATGACTTACCTCTCACAGTTCCCCAAGGCCAAGCTGAAGCCGGGCGCTCCGGTGAAGCCCAGGCAGCTGCACCCCAAAAAGGCCAAAGCCTATGGGCCTG GTATTGAGCCTCAAGGGAACATGGTAATGAAACCAGCTGTGTTTACGGTGGAGACTCTGGATGCTGGACTGGGCGAGGTTATAGTGTATGTGGAGGATCCAGAAGGTTATAGAGAGGAG GCTAAAGTCGTTCCCAACAATGATAAGAAGAGGACCTACTCTGTCAGTTACGTACCCAAGGTGGCTGGACCTCACAAG GTAAAGGTGCTGTTTGCTGGACAGGACATTGATAAGAGCCCCTTCTTGGTCAATGTGGCTAAGGCTCTTGGTGACCCCAACAAAGTACAGGCCAGAGGCCCCGGACTGGAGCCCACCGGCAATGTGACTCATAAACCCACCTACTTTGACATCTATACTGCAG GTGCCGGAGCCGGTGATGTTAGTGTGGTCATAGTGGATCCTCAGGGCAAGAAGGACACTGTGGAGGTCATTCTAGAAAACAAGGGTGATAGTGTTTTCCGCTGCACTTACAAGCCTGTGATAGAGGGACCCCACACCATTCATGTGTCCTTCGCTGGACAGCCCATTCCCAAAAGCCCCTTTAAAGTGCACATCTCCGAAG CCAGCAACGCTAATGCCTGTCGGGCCACTGGCCGAGGACTGCAGCCCAAGGGCGTTCGCGTGAAGGAGGTGGCAGACTTCCGGGTGTTCACTAAAGGTGCAGGAACTGGAGAACTGAAGGTTTCGGTGAAAGGCCCAA gTGGAGCTGAGGTGCCAGTGAAGGTGCGTGACGTTGGTGATggagtgtatgagtgtgactATCGCCCCACCGTTCCTGGAAAATACACTGTAACCATAACCTGGGGAGGGCAGCCAATCCCACGCAG CCCCTTTGAGGTCGAAGTGAGCGTGGAGGCGGGGCTACAGAAGGTGCGAGCCTGGGGTCCGGGTTTAAAGACGGGCATGGTGGGCAAATCAGCAGACTTTGTGGTTGAGGCCATTGGCACTGAAGTTGGAACTCTAG GCTTTTCGATCGAGGGCCCATCGCAGGCTAAGATTGAGTGTGAGGATAAAGGTGACGGTTCCTGTGACGTTCGCTACTGGCCCACAGAGCCTGGAGACTACGCTGTCCACGTAATCTGTGATGATGAGGATATTAAGGACAGCCCCTTCATGGCCCACATCCTGCCAGCAGCTAACGATGTCTTCCCTGAGAAG GTTAGAGCCTTTGGTCCTGGTCTACAGCCCACTGGAGTGATTGTGAATAAGCCAGCAGAGTTCACCATCGATGCCCGGCAGGCGGGGAAGGGGGAACTGAAGATTTACGCTCAG GACGCTGAAGGCTGCATTATTGATATCAAGATTACTGATAAAGGTGACGGCACCTTCGTGTGTGTCTACGTACCAACAAAGCCAATTAAgcacaccatcatcatcagctgGGGTGGAGTCAATGTACCCAACAGCCCATTCAGG gttctTGTTGGTGAAGGCTGCCACCCAGATAAGGTAAAGGTGTACGGTCCTGGGGTGGAGAAAACAGGTCTGAAATCCAGTGAGCCCACATACTTCACCGTGGACTGCAGTGAAGCTGGCCAAG GTGACATCAGCATTGGAATAAAATGTGCCGCAGGAGTTGTGGGACCAGCTGAGGCAGACATTGACTTTGACATCATCAAAAATGACAACGACACTTTCACCGTGAAATACACCCCCCCTGCTCCAGGACGCTACACGGTCATGGTGCTGTTTGCAGAAAAG GAGATTCCCAGCAGCCCATTCAAAGTAAAGGTGGAACCCTCTCATGATGCTGGAAAAGTGAGAGCAGAGGGGCCAGGAATAAACAGAACAG GTGTACAGGTGGACACTCCAACCCATTTCACCATTTACACCAAAGGGGCGGGCAAGGCCAAACCAGAGGTCCATTTCAGCACCGGACAGAAAGGAAATGCAGTGAAGGACTTTGAGATTATTGATAATCATGATTACTCCTACACTGTCAAATACACTGCGCTTCAGCAG GGTAATATGAGCATCTCAGTAACCCATGGAGGAGACCCCATCCCTAAAAGCCCTTTCGACATCACTGTTGCTCCTCCTCTGGACCTGGGTAAAGTCAAGGTGCAAGGTCTCAATGAAA AAGTGGAGGTGGGAAAGGACCAGGAgttcactgtaaacacacagggAGCTGGAGGCCAGGGCAATGTTGGAGTGAAGATGGTTTCACCCTCCGGCAGGCCTATTCCTTGCAAGTTGGAACCAGACAGGGCTAAAGGGGTCACCAATGTGAAGTACATTCCCCCTGAGGAGGGTCAGTATAAGGTGGACGTCAGCTATGATGGAAACCCTGTGCCGGGAAGCCCCTTCACAGTGGAAGGCCTCATGCCTGCTGACCCATCAAAG GTACGAGCATATGGACCAGGGCTGAAGGGAGGCGTTGTGGGCAAACCAGCTCCATTCAGCATTGACACTAAAGGAGCAGGTGCAGGTGGGCTGGGCCTGACGGTGGAGGGTCCATGTGAAGCTAAGATTGAATGCCAGGACAATGGTGACGGTACATGCTCGGTTTCTTACCTGCCCACTGAAGCAGGAGACTACAACATTAACATCCTGTATGGGGAAAAACACATCCCCGGCTCTCCTTTCAAAGCGGCGGTGAAACCGGCGCTGGACGCAAGCCGGGTCACTGTTAGCGGCCCCGGGCTGGAGAGGGCGAAAGCAGGAGAAGTGGCCACCTTCACTGTGGACTGCAGCAGAGCGGGCGAGGCCGAGCTGACGGTGGAAATTGTGTCGGATTCCGGGGCCAAAGCAGAGGTGTGCATCTACAACAACAACGACGGAACATTCTCCGTCACCTACACACCCCAGTCCGACGGCCCTTACACCATCAGCATCCGCTACGGCGGCCAGATGGTGCCAAAATGCCCCATCCGCATACAGGTGGAGCCCGCAGTGGACACCAGTGGGGTTAAAGTCTATGGACCTGGAGTGGAACCTAAAG GTGTCCTCAGGGATGTGACCACACACTTCATCGTGGACGCTCGTGCTCAGAACAAAACTGGAGGAAATCATGTCAAAGTGTGCATCATCAATCCATCAGGCgctaacacagacacacagatcaCAGATAAGGGTGACGGTACATACAGGGTGGAGTACACTGCCTTTGAAGACG gTATGCATCGTATCGAGGTTTTCTACGATGAAGTTGCTGTTCCTAAGAGCCCCTTCAGAGTCTCAGTGGTGGAAGGGTGCGACCCCTCTCGTGTTCGGGCGTATGGTCCAGGACTGGAGGGAGGCATTGTGAACAAAGCCaactgcttcactgtagagactCG GGGTGCTGGGGCCGGAGGTTTGGGCCTCACCATTGAGGGGGCGTCTGAGGCTAAAATGTCCTGTAAGGATAATAAGGATGGCAGCTGCAGTGTGGAATACGTTCCCTTTATCCCTGGAAACTACGACATTAACATCACCTACGGAGGCCAGCCCATTCCAG GCAGTCCGTTCCGCGTCCCTGTCAGAGACGTGGTGGATGTGAGTAAGGTGAAGTGTTCGGGTCCCGGCCTGGGCAGCGGGGTCAGAGCTCACGTCCCACAAACCTTCACTGTAGACTGCAGCAAGGCAGGTGTGGCTCCGCTGGACGTGCAGTTGTACGGACCAGGAG GTGCATCTGAGCCCGTCGCTGTGCTCAACAATGGAGAcggaacacacacagtgaactaCACACCTGCTGAGGAGGGGCCATACACTGTGGCGGTCAAATACGCAGACAAAGATGTCCCCCGCag tCCGTTCAAGGTTCACTCTGGTCCAGCACATGATGCCAGCAAAGTCCGTGCCAGCGGTCCTGGGCTGGACAAGGCCGGAGTGGCCGCAAGTCTACCAGTGGAGTTCACCATTGATGCTCGGGATGCTGGAGAGGGCCTTCTCACTGTGCAGATCCTG GACCCTGAGGGAAAGCCAAAGAAAGCCAGTATCCAGGATAATAAAGACGGCACCTACACTGTGTCCTACGTGCCTGATGTGACCGGCCGCTACACCATCACTATAAAATATGGTGGCGATCAGATCCCCTTCTCTCCATACTCCATCCAGGCCCGACCCACTGGAGACGCCAGCAAATGCCTGCTCTCAG TGTCTATCGGAGGACGTGGAGTTG GCAGCCTGGGGCCCAATATTCAGATGTGTGAGGAGACGGTGGTCAGCGTGGATGCTAAAGCTGCCGGGACAGGGAAGGTGACCTGTAAGGTCCTCACTCCAGACGGAGCTGAGCTGGACGTGGACGTTGTGGAGAATTTAGATGGCACTTTTGATATTTACTACACTGCCCCTGAACCTGGAAAATACGTCATCACCATCCGGTTTGGAGGACAGCATATTCCAAACAGCCCCTTTCATGTACAG GCTACAAAGGAGCCAGTTGTGCCGAGAGACGCGAAGCAGCCCCAGTTCCGCCCCATCAACCTGCTCATTCCTTTCACTGTTCAGCAGGGTGCTCTTACCG GCGAGGTTCGCATGCCTTCAGGAAAAACGGCCCGGCCTCTGATCAGAGACAACAAAGACGGGACGGTGACTGTGAAATATGCACCCACGGAGAGAGGCCTGCACGAGATGGACATAAAATACGATGGAAACCACATCCCAG GAAGTCCACTGCAGTTCTATGTGGACGCTGCAGAGACTGGGATGGTTACAGCATATGGACCCGGCCTGTGCCATGGCACAGTCAACAAACCGGCTACGTTCACCGTGGTCACGAAGAACGCTGCTGAAG GGGGGCTCTCTCTCGCTGTAGAAGGACCGTCCAAGGCTGAAATCAGCtgcaaagacaacaaagatGGAACCTGCACTGTGTCCTACCTGCCCACCGCACCTGGAGATTACAACATTATTGTAAAGTTTGATGGCAAGCACATTCCTGGCAGTCCCTTCACAGCCAAGATCACAG GTGACGATTCCCTGAGGACGTCTCAGCTGAATGTGGGCTCAGCAGCTGATGTTTCACTCAAAATCACAGAGACCGACCTGAGCTCACTGACCGCCAGCATCAGAGCACCTTCTGGAGCAGAACAGCCATGCCTGCTGAAGACGCTGCCCAACCGCCACATCG GTCTGTCCTTCACCCCTAAAGAAGTAGGGGAGCACGAGGTTAGTGTGAAAAAGAGTGGCAAGCATGTCAATAACAGCCCCTTCAAAATCATGGTGGGTCCGTCTGAGATCGGAGAGGCCAGCAGGGTCAGGGCCTTTGGGAAAGGCCTGGTGGAAGCGCACACCTTCGAAGTGGCCGAATTCTTTGTCGACACGAGAAACGCAG GCTATGGGGGGCTGGGGCTGTCCATTGAGGGTCCGAGTAAAGTGGATATAAAGTGTGAGGACGTGGAGGACGGAACATGCAGAGTGACCTACTGCCCCACTGAGCCAGGCAACTACATCATCAACATCAAATTTGCAGAAAAGCACATTCCAG ggagTCCATTTACAGTAAAGGTAACAGGAGAAGGTAGGATGAAGGAGAGCATCACAAGGAAGAGGCAGGCGCCCTCCATCGCTTCAGTGGGCAGTATCTGTGACCTCAACCTCAAAATTCCAG GGAACTGGTTCCAGATGGTTTCTGCTCAGGAGCGCTTGACCCGCACCTTCACGCGCAGTAGCCACACGTACACACGCACAGAGCGCACGGAAATCAGCAAGACCCGCGGCGGAGAGACCAAACGCGAGGTTCATGTGGAGGAGAGCACGCAGATGGGAGGGAGAGACCCCTTCAGAGATGTTTTCGGATCATTTCTGGGCAGAGAGAGTCTGGGCTGCTTCGGATCTCTGACATCCAAAGAGG GTGTGCAGGGTATGACGGCACAAGTTACCAGCCCTGGGGGGAAGGTTGTGGATGCTGAGCTTGTGGAAAGTGGAGACAGTACCTACAGCGTTCGTTTTGTACCTACTGAGATGGGCTCCCACACCGTCAGTGTGAAGTACAGTGGCCAGCATGTCCCTGGCAGCCCCTTCCAGTTCACTGTAGGACCACTTGGTGAGGGGGGTGCACACAAGGTCCGAGCTGGAGGTACCGGACTGCAGAGAGGAATTGCAGGAGTGCCCA CCGAGTTCAGTATCTGGACCCGAGAGGCTGGAGCAGGGGGCTTGTCCATCGCCGTTGAGGGACCCAGCAAGGCAGAGATTTCTTTTGAGGACAGGAAGGATGGCTCGTGTGGAGTGTCTTACATAGTGCAAGAGCCTg GTGACTATGAAGTGTCAATCAAGTTCAACAATGAGCACATCCCAGACAGTCCATTCACTGTCCCCATCGCCACGCTGTCTGATGATGCTCGGAGACTGACCGTTACCAGCCTTCAG GAGAAGGATCTGAGGGTGAATCAGGAAGCCTCCTTTGCAGTGCAGCGTAACGGGGCACGGGGTGTGATCGATGCAAAGGTCCACAGTCCGTCTGGGGTGGTGGAGGAGTGTTACGTCACTGATGTGGATGCTG ATAAGAACGCCATTCGCTTCATTCCGCGAGAGAATGGCGTTCACTCCATCGATGTGAAGTTCAACAGCAAGCACATCCCCGGCAGCCCCTTTAACGTGCGCGTGGGCGAGACGGGTCATGCAGGAGACCCTGGCCTGGTGTCCGCTTATGGCCCCGGTCTTCAGGCTGGCTGCACAG GTGTTCCTGCTGAGTTTGTGGTCAACACCTGCAACGCTGGATCCGGAGCTTTGTCTGTGATGATTGACGGCCCCTCTAAAGCGAAAATGGACTGCGTGGAGTGCGCGGAGGGCTACAAAATCAGCTACTCCCCGATGGCTCCCGGCAACTATCTCATCTCCATCAAATATGGCGGGCCACAGCACATCGTGGGAAGCCCCTTCAAAGCTAAAATCACAG GTGTCCGTCTGTCCGGAGGCCACAGTCTGCACGAAACCTCCTCCGTTCTTGTGGAGACGGTCACTAAAAGCTCGAAGGTGGGCGGAGCCTACAGCTCTGCGTCCAGTTCCTCTCTGTCCTCTGACGCCAGCAGGGTGGTGTGTCAGGGGGCAGGACTGACCAGAGCTTTCATAGGTCAGAAGAACATCTTCACTGTGGACTGCAGCAAAGCAG GCACCAACATGCTGATGGTTGGCGTGCACGGCCCCCGGACGCCCTGCGAGGACGTTTATGTGAAGCACTTGGGCAACAGGCTCTACAACGTCACCTACACAGTGAAGGAGAAGGGGAACTACGTGGTGATTGTGAAGTGGGGAGACGAAACCGTGCCTGGAAGCCCCTTCCACGTGACCGTGCCCtga